The genomic window GATGACCGACAGCACGGCGGGGGTCTCGTAGACCTTGCCGGCGAGCCGGCCGTAGTCGTCCCTGACGTAGTGCCCGCCTGCCGGATCCGGCAGGTCGTCGGAGAGACCGGCGAACCGCATGGCCGCCCCGTTCGCCCACGCGAGGTGCCCGGAGTTCTGCCAGATCACGATCGGCCGGTCGGGTCCGAGTTCGTCCAGCCACGCCCTGGTCGGCTCCGGAAAACCCGATTGCAACAGCACATCCAAGCCGTAGAAGATCAACGGACGGCCGGCCGGAGCCATGGCGACCGCGCGCAGAATCTCGGCGTGCGCGTCCTCGGCGCTCGGACAGGTGGTGACCGGGCGAATGTCGATCACGATGTCGGAGTACAGCATCTGATCCTGGGTCGGGTGGGTGTGCGCCTCCACGAAGCCCGGCATCAGGCAGCGATCGCCCAGGTCGATCATCTCGGTCCCGGGTCCGCGCATGGCCAGCACGTCGTCTCCACCGACCGCGGCGATGCGCCCGTCGGACACCGCGACCGCGCGCGCCCCCTCGCGCTCGGGATCCATCGCGAGGATCGTGCCGCCGGTGAAGATCAGATCGGCTGTGCTCATCGAAACCTCCGTCGAACGGGCCGGGCCAGCGGACGGAAGCCGCTTTGCCACTCGATTGCGAAGAGCGTGCGAGCTTCGACGATAACAGTTGGTACAGGTGATTTGCGTTGACAACTGATGTTTGCTGATCGCCCTTGGCGGCGATGAGAAGCGCGAGGAATCGCATTGAAACACGTTCTAGACAAAATGGATCGTTTGTCTTACCGTCGATATATGCAAGCGGGTTTGTCACACAACGGCGTGTTCGAATTACGGTCCGGCGAGACCTGGCGCGATCCGTGGCCGATGTACGCCGAGCTGCGCGATCACGATCCGGTCCACCACGTGATTCCGGCGGATCGCCCCGACGAGGACTACTACGTGCTGTCCCGTTTCGCCGACGTCTACGACGCGGTGCGCGACGCCGAGACCTTCTCCTCGGCCTCGGGCATCACGGTCGACTATCACGATCTGGAGAAGATCGGCCTCGGCGAGAACAAGCCGTTCGTGTTCACCGATGCCCCCGACCACACGATCTTCCGTCGCCGGGTGGCCAAGGGTTTCACTCCGCGGCAGGTCGAGGAGATCCGTCCCGCCGTACGGGAATTCGTCGTCGAGCGCATCGAGCGGCTGCGCGAAGCCGGTGGCGGCGACATCTCCGTCGAGCTGTTCAAGCCGCTGCCCACCATGGTGGTCGCGCACTATCTCGGCGTACCAGCCGCGGATAGGCCGAAGTTCGACGAATGGACCGACAGCATTGTCGCCGCCTCGGCCAGCGGCAACGTCTACTCGGCGCAGGCTGCCGTCGGCGAGCTCACCCAGTACTTCACCGCGATGATCGAACGCCGCCGCCTCGAACCGGCCGACGACACCATCACCCACCTGGTGGCCTCCGGCCTCGGCGAACCCGACGACATTCCCGGCATCCTGCAGATCATCGGCTTCGCCTTCACCATGATCACCGGCGGCAACGACACCACCACCGGAAATCTCGGCGGTGCGGTCCAGCTGCTGACCACCTATCCCGACCAGCGCAAGCGGCTCATCGACGATCCGAGCCTGATCCCGGATTCGGTCAACGAGTTTCTTCGGCTGACCTCGCCGGTGCAGAACATGGCCCGCACCGTGACCAGGGACGTGGAGATCGAGGGCGTCACCATTCCGGCGGGCAGGCGGGCGCTGATGCTCTACGCCTCGGCCAACCGCGACGAACGCGAATTCGGCCCGGACGCCGCGGAATTGGACGTCACCCGCAGGCCGAAGACCATCCTCACCTTCGGCCACGGCAACCACCACTGCCTCGGCGCGGCGGCCGCCCGCATGCAGGCCACCATCGCGTTGCAAGAGTTGCTCGCCCGCTGCCCGGACTTCACCGTCGACTTGGACGGCGTCCGCTACGCGGAGGGCAACTACGTGCGGTGGCCGGTGCACGTCCCGTTCGTGGCGAGCGCATGAACACCGACTGGCTGGCCGAGCAGCGCACCGAACTGGCCGCGCAACGGATCCTGGACGCGGCCGCGCGCCTGTTCGCCGAACGGGGCGTCGCCGACACCCAGATGGCCGATATCGCCAAGGCGGCGGGCTGTTCCCGCGCGACGGTCTACCGGTACTTCGAGAACCGGCACGCGGTGCGGCTCGCCTTCGTGCACCGGGAGGCGCGGCGCGTCGGTGCGGCGGTGGTCGCGGAGGTCGACGGGATCGCCGATCCGGGCGAGCGGATCGTGACCGCCATGCTCACCGCGGTGCGCGCGGTCCGCGCGGAGCCGCTGCTGATCGCCTGGTTCCGGCCCGCCGACGCGGGACTCGCCGTGGAGATCGGTCAGTCCTCGCAAGTGATCGAGGCGCTCGCGACCGCCTTCCTACCGGATTCGATCGGCGACGACCGGCCGCGGCTGGCGCGCTGGCTGACCCGGCTGATCGTCTCGCTGCTCACCGTCCCCGGCGTCGACGACGCGGACGAACGCGCCATGCTGGAGCATTTCGTCGCGCCGCTGTTCGCCTCCGCCTGACCGCTCGGCGACCCTAGGCCTTCTTTTCGGGCGCGCCCGCGACCGGTTCCATGACGGCTTCACCGTGCCGCGGCGCACCCCAGCCCACGTGCGCTTCGGCGCGCATGCGATCGATCATGTGCGGGTAGTGCAGCTCGAACGCGGGACGCTCGGAACGGATGCGCGGCAGCTCGTAGAAGTTGTGTCGCGGCGGCGGGCAGGTGGTGGCCCACTCCAGCGAGTTGCCATAGCCCCACGGATCGTCCACCGTGACGGGTTCGCCGTACCGGGCGCTCTTGAAGACGTTCCAGACGAACGGCAGCAGCGAGGCGCCCAGGATGAACGACCCGATGGTGGAAACCGTGTTCAGGCCGGTGAATCCGTCCGAGGGCAGGTAGTCGGCGTAGCGGCGCGGGAATCCCTCGTTACCGAGCCAGTGCTGCACCAAGAAGGTCATGTGGAAGCCGACGAACGTGGTCCAGAAGTGCCACTTGCCGAGCCGTTCGTCGAGCATGCGGCCGGTCATCTTCGGGAACCAGAAGTAGATGCCCGCGTACGTCGCGAAGGCGATGGTGCCGAAGAGCACGTAGTGGAAGTGCGCGACCACGAAGTACGAGTCGGACACGTGGAAGTCCAGCGGCGGGCTGGCCAGGATCACGCCGGACAGACCGCCGAACAGGAACGTGACGATGAAGCCGATCGAGAACAGCATCGGCGTCTCGAAGGTCAGCTGACCGCGCCACATCGTGCCGATCCAGTTGAAGAACTTCACGCCGGTGGGCACCGCGATGAGGAAGGTCATGAACGAGAAGAACGGCAGCAGCACCGCACCGGTGGCGAACATGTGGTGCGCCCACACCGCGACGGACAGCGCGGCGATGCCGAGGGTCGCGTAGACCAGCGTGGTGTAGCCGAAGATCGGCTTGCGGGAGAAGACCGGGAAGATCTCCGAGACGATGCCGAAGAACGGCAGCGCGATGATGTACACCTCGGGGTGGCCGAAGAACCAGAACAGATGCTGGTAGAGGATCACCCCGCCGGTGGCCGGATCGTAGATGTGCCCGCCGAGGTGGCGGTCGTAGGCGATCGCGAACAGCGCGGCGGTGAGGATCGGGAAGGCGAGCAGGATCAGCACGCTGGTGACGACGATGTTCCAGGTGAAGATCGGCAGGCGGAACATGGTCATGCCGGGCGCGCGCAAGCAGACCACGGTGGTGATCATGTTGACCGCGCCGAGGATGGTGCCGAGACCCGAGACCGCCAGACCGAGGATCCACATGTCACCGCCGACTCCCGGCGAGTGCATCATGTCGCTGAGCGGTTGGTACGCGGTCCAACCGAAGTCGGCGGCGCCGCCCGGGGTGATGAAACCCGCGGTCGCCATGGTCGCACCGAACAGGTACAGCCAGTAGCTGAAGGCATTGAGGCGCGGGAAGGCCACGTCGGGTGCGCCGATCTGCAGCGGCAGGATCAGATTGGCGAAGGCGAACACCACGGCCGTCGCGTAGAACAGCAGCATGATCGTGCCGTGCATGGTGAACAGCTGATTGAACTGCTCGGTGGACAGGAACTGCATGCCAGGCCTGGCCAGTTCGCCGCGCATCAGCAGCGCCATCAGGCCGCCGATCATGAAGAACGACATCGATGTGGTCAGGTACATCGTGCCGAGCACCTTCGGGTCGGTCGTGGTGACCAACTTCAAGATGAACGACCCCTTCGGCCCCACCCGCCTCGGATACGGCCGGACGGCCTCGAGTTCCGACTCCGGCCTGGGAGCTACGGCAGTCACCACATCCTCCTCGCGCGTCATATTCCGGTCCGTAGCTCGAGTTTCCGCTGCGGATCCCCACGATCGAACGACGGCGAGCATACGCCGAGCAATTACGCAAGAGTGGAGTTTCGGGCACCTTGTTGCCGTGTCGTTGTGTGCCGTCCGACCTGCGTAAATGTGAACCGCATACGTTTGGCTCGCGGTGCGGTTTCGCGTCGATTCCCGGTGACACACCGCGCCGACCGCGATTCTCCAGAGAACCGCGAACAACTCGGTTAGGGTCGGCACGTCATGACCGCCGGGCTCGGTGCCCTTGCGACACCACCCTGCGGGTCCGGCGGTCATGGCCATCCCCACCCGCGATCTCACCGGTGCTCTAAACTCGAGCCGTGTCGATGACGTCGTCACCCGCCCCGCAGCCCACCGGTGGCAGGCAGGCGCGCTGGCAGCCGCACAACACTCGGCGGCGCGAGCTCATCGTGACGGCCCTGATCGAATTGATCGAGGAGACGCCGATGGGCGTCGAGGTCTCGATGCAGCGGATCACCGAGCGCTCCGGATTGTCGAAATCGGTGGTGTACCGGCAGTTCTCAGGTCGCGAGGAACTCGACCGGCGCACCAGGACGGTGATCGGCGATCGGTTCACCGACGACATCGACGCCGCGCTCGACATCTCCGACGGTTCCATCCACGTCATCCTGCGCCGCACCATCGCCGAGGTGGTGGACTGGATCGACCAGCACGCGCGTCTCTACGACTTCCTGCGCCGCGGTCCCGCGCTCGGCGACCCCAACGACGTGGACGGCGTGAGCAGCCTGAAGGACCGGATCGCGGCACGCACCCGCCAGCTGGTCTCCGGCCTGGCCGGAGTGGTCGGCGTGGTGGACGAGGCGGCCGCGGACACGATGACCTTCGCCATCGTGTCCATGACGGAGGCCACCGTGTCGCGCTGGGCGCGCGCTCCGGAACGCCCGATGAGCCGCGACGAACTCGTCGCCGAGCTCGCCGGTTACACGTGGAGCGTGCTGGACGGAGTCGCGCGGGCGCACCATCTCGCGCTGGATCCCGACGAACCGCTGCTCGCCGCGCTCACTCGGTTGGCGAGCGTCGACAGCTCCTCCTGACGCGCCGCGAAAGACCTCAGGCGATGCGGCGTTCGGGTTCGCTGCGGTAGCGCGCGGCGTCGCCGTCGATGTGCAGCATCGACCACACCCGCTTGGTGACCGGGTTCATCAGACCCAGTTCGCTCGCGAGTTTGCGGATGTCGCCGAAGTAGCCGGACAGGATCCGGCGCGACTGCGGCGCCCGCCAGAACGCGTCGCGGAACACCTCGCGCGGGATGTCGAACTCCTTGGCGAACGAGCGCGGCGGCACCATGATCTCCCCGGCCAGCCAGCGCATGGCCAACGGAAAGGCCAAGGCGCACACGGCTTTACCCGCGGGGCTCATCCGATCGATGTGCGCCTTCAGGAACTCGTTGGCGAAGGAGATGTGCCGAGCCTCCTCGGCGATGTGGATCTCCATGGTGCGCAGCACGGCGGGCGGGATGTTGCCGCCGTCGCGGATGATCGCCTTCTGATAGTGGTCGATCGGTTCCTCGCCGCCGAGAATGCCGATGAACAGGATGACGTGCGCGTAGCCGCCCGCCACGCCGATCAGGGGGGACAGCGCGCGGAAGATCGGCCGCATGCCGGGCACATCCACGCCGATCCGGTTGACCAACTCCTGGAACATCTGGATGTGATTGCACTCTTCGGTCATCTCGTGCAAGCAGTAACGGAACTCCGGAGAGCCGTTGGGCAGCTTCATGATGTACTGCATCATTCCGCGGATCAGCACGCTCTCGAAGGCCGCGCCCACCTTGATCACATTCGCGGTGCGCCAGCGGCCGATCTCGATCTGCCGCTGCGGCGGCAGGTTTCGGTACCAGTCGGTCGCGCCGAGCGGATCGAACTCCGGGGACAGGATCCATCGTGGATCGTCCTTGTCGATCGCGAATTCGGGGCCGTCCCAGTCGATGTCCAGGTACGGGTCGAACTTCCGGTGCACCGAACCCTCGGACAGGGTGTCCAGCGTTTCCCAGTACTCCCGATCGAACAGTCCGGTGCGAACCGATTCGGACAGCGTCATCGATGCCTCCTCGCTCAGGCCGGCGCCGGGCGCCGGCACTGCGCACGCTCCTCGCGTGTTGTGATCCAGAATATATGGGACTGGCGGTCCCACACAATGGGGCGAGAGAGGTTTGTTCGGCGGTCAGGCGGGGAAACCCAGCAGGTCCAGCAGGTTGTCCAGGACCAGCTCGAACAGCTCGGTGCGGTCGGCGAAGGTGTCGCGGCCGTACATGTCGAACACGTCGAAGCTCACCGCGCCGAACAGCGCGCTCCAGACCGCGACGCCGCGCACCACCAACCAGTCCGGCACGTTCAGGTCGAATTCGTCGCGGACATCGGCGAAGCTGCCCGCCAGCGCGGTCGAGACGCGGACCGGGCGGGACGGCTCCCGCAAGCGGCCCGCACCGTACGCGTCGGCGAAGATCCGCATGAGCGTGGCGATCACCCGCACACCGGGATCGACGGTCTGGTCGGCGGGCGCCTCGTATCCCGGCACCGGCGAGCCGAAAAGCAGCCCGTACCAAGCGGGTTCGGCCAGCGCCCAGGCGCGCACCGCGCGGCCCGCCACCCGCAGCCGCTCCGCGGGATCGGCGGGCGCGGCGGTGAGGGCGTCGTCGACGGCGTCGCCGAGGGCGTTGTAGCCGTCGACGACGAGCAGGGTCAGCAACTCGTCACGGCTGCGTACGTACCGGTACACCGCCGAGGAGACCACGCCGAGATCGCGGGCCACCGCGCGCAGCGACAGCGCCGCGGCGCCGTGTGTGGCCAGATGTTCGCGGCCGATCCGCTTGATGTCCTCCATCGTCTGGGCTCGTGCCCGCGCGCGCGGCGTCGTCATGGGCGTCACTTTAGTGAACACCGCTCGCGAATCCGTCAGCCGTCCAGTTCGCGGACCGCGCGCTCGATCTCGTCGGCCAAGGTCGCACCGCCGACCTCCCACGCGGCGGCGCGGAAGCGTTCGCGGAACCGGCTCAGGTCGGTGCCGATGCCCTCGCCGCCGTAACTCGTCGCGGCCGCGTCGCGGAACGTGCGCACCATCTCGTCGGCGAGCTCGGCGATTCTGGCGCGGATGAGTTTGCGCAGCGCACCGCTGAGGGTGATGTCGGTGCCGACGTCGTAGAGGATCAGCGCGCCCTTGAGCATCGGCTGATCGGGAATGCGCCAGCCCTCCCCGCACGGCTCGACGTACTGGGCGGCGACGAGTTCGTCGAGGATGTCGGCGCGGCGATCGCCGAGCAGGGACGACAGTTCGTCGTCATCGATCACCACCGATTGGTCCGCCGCACCGGGATACCGCGGATCGAGCACCGAGCGCCAGTCGGCGTTGGCGCCACGCTGGGCTTCGGCGTCGAACACCTCCCGGATCGCCTCCAGGCGCAGCCCGCGCGCCTGCATGCCGGAGATGTCGCGCAACCGATCCAGGTGTTCGTCGGTGTACACCGCCTCCTTGCCTGCGCGACCGGGTTTCGGCAGCACACCCAGTGAGTGGTAGTAGCGGATGGTGCGCGCCGGTACACCGCTGAGATCGGCCAGCTGAAGACGGCTGTATCGGGACACGCGACTCAGCATAGATACTCCGGGCGACCGCTCGTTGACAGCTCCTACTGTCCGCATTAGCGTAACGCGGGTCACTGCCGACCGTTCGAGGAGTCCCGCGCATGTCCCAGCGAGCAACCGACTTCGATGTGCTCATCGTCGGTTCCGGTTTCGGCGGCAGCGTCACCGCGCTGCGCCTGGTGGAGAAGGGGTACAAGGTCGGCGTGCTCGAGGCGGGTCAGCGCTTCGCCGACGACGAACTCCCCAAGACCAGCTGGGACCTACGCAAGTTCCTATGGGCGCCGGCGCTCGGCTGTTACGGCATTCAGCGCATCCACCTGCTGCGCGACGTACTGATCCTCGGCGGCGCCGGTGTCGGCGGCGGTTCGCTGAACTACGCCAACACCCTCTACGTGCCGCCGAAGCCGTTCTTCCAGGACCCGCAGTGGCGGGACATGACGGACTGGCGCTCGGAGCTCACGCCCTACTACGAGCAGGCCCAGAAGATGCTCGGCGTCGTGCGCAATCCGCACATGACACCCGCCGACGAGATCTTCAAGAAGGTCGCCGAGGACATGGGCGTCGGCGACACCTTCGTGCAAACCCCGGTCGGCGTGTTCTTCGGTGAGCCGGGCAAGACCGTGGCCGATCCGTACTTCGGCGGTGTCGGCCCCGAGCGCACCGGCTGCGTGGAATGCGGCGACTGCATGGTCGGCTGCAAGTTCGGCGCCAAGAACACGCTCGTCAAGAACTATCTGTACCTGGCCGAGCAGGCCGGCGCCGAGGTCGTCCCGATGACCACGGTCACCGCGCTGCGGCCGCTGCCCGACGGCACCTGGGACGTCGAGACCAAGCGCACCGGCAAGGTGGTCCGCAAACAGCCCAAGACCTACACCGCCGCGCACGTGGTGCTCGCCGCGGGCACCCGAGGCACCCAGAAGCTGCTGTTCGACATGCGCGACAAGGGCGTGCTGCCCGGCCTTTCCAAGCGGCTCGGCGTGCTGACCCGCACCAATTCCGAATCGATCGTCGGCGCCGCGACCAGGAAGGTCACTCCCGGCGTCGACTTCACCAAGGGCGTGGCGATCACGTCCTCGATCCATCCGACGCCGGACACCCACATCGAACCCGTCCGCTACGGCAAGGGCTCCAACTCGATGGGTCTGCTGCAGACGCTGATGGTGGACGGCGGCGGCCGCATCCCGCGCTGGCTGCGATTCCTGCTGCTGGTCCTGCGCCATCCGCTGCACCTGTTCCAGTTCCTCAGCACCAAGAACTGGAGCGAGCGCACCATCATCTCGCTGGTGATGCAGCACCTGGACAACTCGATCACCACCTACACCAAGCGCGGCGTGTTCGGACGCAAGCTCACCTCCAAACAGGGCCACGGCCAACCGAATCCGACGTGGATCCCGGTCGGCAACGAGGTCACGCGCAAGGTGGCCGACGAGATCGGCGGCATCGCGGGCGGCAGCTGGGGCGAGATCTTCAACATCCCGCTCACCGCGCACTTCCTCGGCGGCGCCACCATCGGCGCCGACCCGGAGCACGGCGTCATCGACGGCTACCACCGGGTCTTCGGTTATCCGACGCTGAGCGTGGTGGACGGCGCGGCGGTCTCCGCCAACCTCGGCGTGAACCCGTCGCTGACCATCACCGCGCAGGCCGAGCGGGCCGCGGCCTACTGGCCGAACAAGGGCGAGGTGGACACCAGGCCGTCGCAAAGCGAGGGGTACCAGCGGATTTCCCCGGTCGCCCCGGTCAAGCCGGTGGTACCGGCAGGCTCGCCCGCCGCGCTCGTGTTGCCGATC from Nocardia bhagyanarayanae includes these protein-coding regions:
- a CDS encoding cytochrome P450 translates to MQAGLSHNGVFELRSGETWRDPWPMYAELRDHDPVHHVIPADRPDEDYYVLSRFADVYDAVRDAETFSSASGITVDYHDLEKIGLGENKPFVFTDAPDHTIFRRRVAKGFTPRQVEEIRPAVREFVVERIERLREAGGGDISVELFKPLPTMVVAHYLGVPAADRPKFDEWTDSIVAASASGNVYSAQAAVGELTQYFTAMIERRRLEPADDTITHLVASGLGEPDDIPGILQIIGFAFTMITGGNDTTTGNLGGAVQLLTTYPDQRKRLIDDPSLIPDSVNEFLRLTSPVQNMARTVTRDVEIEGVTIPAGRRALMLYASANRDEREFGPDAAELDVTRRPKTILTFGHGNHHCLGAAAARMQATIALQELLARCPDFTVDLDGVRYAEGNYVRWPVHVPFVASA
- a CDS encoding TetR/AcrR family transcriptional regulator, yielding MNTDWLAEQRTELAAQRILDAAARLFAERGVADTQMADIAKAAGCSRATVYRYFENRHAVRLAFVHREARRVGAAVVAEVDGIADPGERIVTAMLTAVRAVRAEPLLIAWFRPADAGLAVEIGQSSQVIEALATAFLPDSIGDDRPRLARWLTRLIVSLLTVPGVDDADERAMLEHFVAPLFASA
- the ctaD gene encoding cytochrome c oxidase subunit I, whose product is MTAVAPRPESELEAVRPYPRRVGPKGSFILKLVTTTDPKVLGTMYLTTSMSFFMIGGLMALLMRGELARPGMQFLSTEQFNQLFTMHGTIMLLFYATAVVFAFANLILPLQIGAPDVAFPRLNAFSYWLYLFGATMATAGFITPGGAADFGWTAYQPLSDMMHSPGVGGDMWILGLAVSGLGTILGAVNMITTVVCLRAPGMTMFRLPIFTWNIVVTSVLILLAFPILTAALFAIAYDRHLGGHIYDPATGGVILYQHLFWFFGHPEVYIIALPFFGIVSEIFPVFSRKPIFGYTTLVYATLGIAALSVAVWAHHMFATGAVLLPFFSFMTFLIAVPTGVKFFNWIGTMWRGQLTFETPMLFSIGFIVTFLFGGLSGVILASPPLDFHVSDSYFVVAHFHYVLFGTIAFATYAGIYFWFPKMTGRMLDERLGKWHFWTTFVGFHMTFLVQHWLGNEGFPRRYADYLPSDGFTGLNTVSTIGSFILGASLLPFVWNVFKSARYGEPVTVDDPWGYGNSLEWATTCPPPRHNFYELPRIRSERPAFELHYPHMIDRMRAEAHVGWGAPRHGEAVMEPVAGAPEKKA
- a CDS encoding TetR/AcrR family transcriptional regulator — translated: MTSSPAPQPTGGRQARWQPHNTRRRELIVTALIELIEETPMGVEVSMQRITERSGLSKSVVYRQFSGREELDRRTRTVIGDRFTDDIDAALDISDGSIHVILRRTIAEVVDWIDQHARLYDFLRRGPALGDPNDVDGVSSLKDRIAARTRQLVSGLAGVVGVVDEAAADTMTFAIVSMTEATVSRWARAPERPMSRDELVAELAGYTWSVLDGVARAHHLALDPDEPLLAALTRLASVDSSS
- a CDS encoding AurF N-oxygenase family protein, with the translated sequence MTLSESVRTGLFDREYWETLDTLSEGSVHRKFDPYLDIDWDGPEFAIDKDDPRWILSPEFDPLGATDWYRNLPPQRQIEIGRWRTANVIKVGAAFESVLIRGMMQYIMKLPNGSPEFRYCLHEMTEECNHIQMFQELVNRIGVDVPGMRPIFRALSPLIGVAGGYAHVILFIGILGGEEPIDHYQKAIIRDGGNIPPAVLRTMEIHIAEEARHISFANEFLKAHIDRMSPAGKAVCALAFPLAMRWLAGEIMVPPRSFAKEFDIPREVFRDAFWRAPQSRRILSGYFGDIRKLASELGLMNPVTKRVWSMLHIDGDAARYRSEPERRIA
- a CDS encoding TetR/AcrR family transcriptional regulator, which encodes MTTPRARARAQTMEDIKRIGREHLATHGAAALSLRAVARDLGVVSSAVYRYVRSRDELLTLLVVDGYNALGDAVDDALTAAPADPAERLRVAGRAVRAWALAEPAWYGLLFGSPVPGYEAPADQTVDPGVRVIATLMRIFADAYGAGRLREPSRPVRVSTALAGSFADVRDEFDLNVPDWLVVRGVAVWSALFGAVSFDVFDMYGRDTFADRTELFELVLDNLLDLLGFPA
- a CDS encoding MerR family transcriptional regulator, which produces MSRYSRLQLADLSGVPARTIRYYHSLGVLPKPGRAGKEAVYTDEHLDRLRDISGMQARGLRLEAIREVFDAEAQRGANADWRSVLDPRYPGAADQSVVIDDDELSSLLGDRRADILDELVAAQYVEPCGEGWRIPDQPMLKGALILYDVGTDITLSGALRKLIRARIAELADEMVRTFRDAAATSYGGEGIGTDLSRFRERFRAAAWEVGGATLADEIERAVRELDG
- a CDS encoding GMC oxidoreductase; this encodes MSQRATDFDVLIVGSGFGGSVTALRLVEKGYKVGVLEAGQRFADDELPKTSWDLRKFLWAPALGCYGIQRIHLLRDVLILGGAGVGGGSLNYANTLYVPPKPFFQDPQWRDMTDWRSELTPYYEQAQKMLGVVRNPHMTPADEIFKKVAEDMGVGDTFVQTPVGVFFGEPGKTVADPYFGGVGPERTGCVECGDCMVGCKFGAKNTLVKNYLYLAEQAGAEVVPMTTVTALRPLPDGTWDVETKRTGKVVRKQPKTYTAAHVVLAAGTRGTQKLLFDMRDKGVLPGLSKRLGVLTRTNSESIVGAATRKVTPGVDFTKGVAITSSIHPTPDTHIEPVRYGKGSNSMGLLQTLMVDGGGRIPRWLRFLLLVLRHPLHLFQFLSTKNWSERTIISLVMQHLDNSITTYTKRGVFGRKLTSKQGHGQPNPTWIPVGNEVTRKVADEIGGIAGGSWGEIFNIPLTAHFLGGATIGADPEHGVIDGYHRVFGYPTLSVVDGAAVSANLGVNPSLTITAQAERAAAYWPNKGEVDTRPSQSEGYQRISPVAPVKPVVPAGSPAALVLPIVPVRPANQETPAAG